The following coding sequences are from one Tachysurus vachellii isolate PV-2020 chromosome 7, HZAU_Pvac_v1, whole genome shotgun sequence window:
- the si:ch211-196f2.6 gene encoding immunoglobulin domain-containing protein encodes MSKNILCVIFIVSFLQTGISNNQISISVSQEGDNIILTCVLNGNDSLTQVNWEMVQGSNHTKLGIFHPRQGFHIFSEHSGNVKIQGQQPPQASSSLSFQREWKLSNLKESGRICCQFVTFPSGSMKQCTDISDAVITSVLISPAEPHDAGQKQGLFGQFGALTVGCILSLLFLTISIYTCRRCFCRRRQVLEIQHVYTDQSMFSEMYTEEAREVQHTPSPSGFDPTKLYAKIKEDLYYGRLWKSYQGKARVAPQGCLAGPRQIYYRLGENPLLQREQEHKPEIPDVTTRP; translated from the exons ATGAGTAAGAACATTCTCTGTGTGATTTTCATTGTATCCTTCCTGCAAACAG GCATCTCCAACAACCAGATATCTATCAGTGTCAGTCAGGAGGGAGATAACATAATCCTGACCTGTGTCCTGAATGGGAATGACAGTCTAACTCAGGTTAACTGGGAGATGGTACAAGGCTCTAATCACACCAAACTAGGAATCTTCCATCCGAGGCAAGGCTTTCACATCTTCTCTGAGCACTCTGGCAATGTAAAGATTCAGGGGCAACAACCCCCCCAGGCATCCTCAAGCCTTTCTTTCCAAAGAGAGTGGAAGTTGTCTAATCTGAAAGAAAGTGGTCGAATATGCTGTCAGTTCGTCACCTTTCCATCAGGCAGCATGAAGCAATGTACTGACATCAGTGATGCAGTCATAACAA GTGTTCTTATATCTCCAGCTGAACCCCATGATGCAGGACAAAAGCAGGGTTTATTTGGGCAATTTGGAGCTTTGACTGTCGGATgcattctttctcttttatttctcacCATTTCCATCTACACTTGCCGAAGGTGTTTCTGTAGGAG AAGGCAAGTGCTTGAGATACAGCATGTGTATACAGACCAATCAATGTTTTCAGAG ATGTACACAGAGGAAGCACGTGAAGTACAACATACCCCCTCTCCCTCTGGCTTTGACCCCACAAAATTATATGCAAAGATTAAAGAGGATTTATATTATGGACGGCTGTGGAAGTCCTACCAAGGAAAAGCACGAGTAGCACCACAAGGGTGTCTGGCTGGTCCAAGACAGATTTACTATCG